Within Streptomyces antibioticus, the genomic segment CCAAGCTCTCTACGGCGCCGGACGCGCTCCCCCGGCGCGGGCGCCGACGGTGCCCTGCACGCCGTCCGGCCGCCGCTCCCCGTCCACCGGCTCGCCGACCTGCGCTTCTTCCCCCTCCAGGGCGTCCTCGGGCATCCCCTCGCGGATCCGGTCGAGCGCCGGCGAGGTGGCCGCGGTGGTGATCAGTGCCATCAGGACGAGGATCGTGAACAGGTCCTGGCCGGTCACGCCGAGGCCGAGGCCGACGTTCAGCACGATCAGCTCGGTCAGCCCGCGGCAGTTCATCAGCGCGCCGATCGACATCGCGTCCCGCCAGGACCGGCCGGCGAGCCGGGCCGCCCCGGTCCCGCCGCCCCACTTCGCCGGCACGGCCACCGCGAGGACCGCACCGGCCCACAGCCACTGCACCGGGTCCGCGGCCGGCAGACCGACGTCCGCGCGCAGACCGGTGGTGACGAAGAACAGCGGAAGCAGCACCGGCACGGCGAAGGCCCGCAGCCGGGCCGTCTGCAACTCGATGACCCGGCTGCCGCGCGGCGTCACCGCACCGAACAGGAAGGCCCCGAACAGCGCGTGCACACCGATCAGGTCCGTGGCCAGGGCACTCAGGCACAGCCCGCTGAAGAGCACCACCAGGACCATGCCGTCGGTGGAGACCCGCTCGGCGCGGGCGGTCAGCCGGGCCGGCACCGGACGCACCACCGCGACCATGAAGAGGGCGAAGCCGACGGCGGACAGCGCGGTGGTGACCGCCTCCATGGGCGAGCCTGCCGACGACACGGCGACCACCGCCGCCAGCAGACACCAGGCGGTCACGTCGTCGAAGGCCGCGCAGGCCAGCGCCGGCACGTCCAACGGCGTCCGGTACATGCCCCGGTCCACCAGGATCCGCGCCATCACCGGGAACGCGGTGGTGCTCATGGCCACCGCGATGAACAGGACGAACGGCAGCCGCTCCATGCCCTCGGGCGCGAACGAGTCGTACATCCCGAGGGCCAGGAGCGTGCCGAGGCCCAGGGGCAGCGCGATGCTCGTCATCGAGACCGCCGCCGCCGTACTGCTCTGCGCGCGCAGCGAGCCGATCCGCAGCTCGTGCCCGACGAGGAACATGAAGATGAGCAGCCCCAGGTACGGCAGACAGGACGCCGGCAGGAGCCACTCCTGCGCACCGGGCAACAGCCACCCCAGGAACGAGGGACCGAGCAGCAGGCCGACGGCTATCTCGCCCACCACGGGCGGCTGGCCGGCACGGCGCACCAGGCGCGCGCCCAGCGCACAGAGAAGGATCACCGCCGGGACGGCGATCAGGAGATCGGGAAGGGGATCGGTCGCGGCGGCGGCAGCGGCGGCGGCCATCAGTACTCCAGAGGGAATTCGGAGCTCGGGGGGTCTCACTGGGGAGCCAGCCGGGAGTCTCAGACGCCGTACGGGCGTACGGACTTGGCGTCGCGCAGGGCCAGCGCCCACCAGAGCAGTTGGTCGAGCATGAGCTTGGCCGCGGCCTCGGCGCCCTCGGACTCGGTGGGGAACCGGCCCTGGGCGTCGTAGTGTTCGAGAACGCGCGGGAAGAGCACCGCGTCCTTCATGCCGACCGCGTGGAACTCGGCGAAGATCTGCCGCAGATGCTCCACCGCGCGCACTCCCCCGGTCAGCGACAGTCCGTAGCCGACGAAGCCGACGGGCTTGGCCTCCCACTCGGACCGGAAGCTGTCGATCAGGGTCTTGAGCGGGCCGGGGACGCTGCGGTTGTACTCGGGGACGATCAGCACGAACGCGTCGGCGGCGGCCAGCCGGAGCCGCAGCGCCACCGCCACGGGGTCCAACGCGTCGAGACTGCCCGGTAGTTCGTAGTCCGGATTCTCCGGTTGTCGATCACGAGTGGTCGGTCGGCGATCACGAGTGTTCGGAGTCCGGAATCCCGCGCCCGTTTCCATGACCGGAGGACGGAGACCCAGGCATACGCCGAGGGTCCGTCTCCCGCATTCGTCGTAGACGGGACCCCAGCAGGGCAGGGCAGGTCGGCCGAGCCTGGCGGGGCCGTATCCACGTGTCGCACGGATCCCGTGGCGACCGTCTCTGGAGGCGTGGGCAGGTCGCCGGTTACAGTCGGTTGGATCATGGACTCCGCGCGGCGGAGTACGGGGACGGGGGACGACGTATGGCTTGGGACGAGTGGGAACACCTCAAAGCCGAGGCGGCGGAGCAACACGATGCCGCCACGCGGATGCAACTGAATCAGTACCCCGCCGACGGCGGCGGAGGCGGGGGCGGGGCCGCGCCGGGAGGCAAGGGCGATGAGCTCCGCGTCAGCCACGAATCACTGAACGGGAACGCGAACTCCCTGATCGAACTGGCCGGTTTGCTGTACGAGGGCCGGCCCGACGGCGACCTCTGCACGACGGCGCGCGCACCGCGCTCACATCCGGACGTCGCCGCGAAGGTCGACAGGTTCGCCCGCTTCGCGGACGACCAGTACCAGGACGTGACGTCCCTGCTCGCCGCCTTGTCCACGCGGCTCAGGGACGCGAACGGCACCTTCGTCACGTACGACGGTGAGGTGGCCGGAGGCATGATGAACGCCATCCTCGAACTGGGCGTGTACGTCGCCCCGGAAGACCGGTGACCGGCCATGGCCTACACCTACCGCCAGGACGTCCGCTTCCTCGACGACTGCAACCCCGCGCTCGTGGAGCGCAACGCCCTGGAGTTCAAACGGCTGCGCGATCTGCTGCTCGACGTCGAGCCCGGCGCGCGGCGGGCTGCCACCCACACACGGTGGGTGAGCGAGAACCGCAAGCCGTACGACAACCGCCTGCGGGAGGCGCGCGATCTGATCACGCACCTCGCCGACGGGTACGACAAGGCGCAGAGCGCGCTGCTGCACTACGCGTCGGCGCTCGAGACCGCCAAGTCCCACTACTCGGACGGCAAATCGGCGGAACAGACGCTGGCCGGCCTCATATCCCAGGTCGCGGACGCCGTGACGCGCGAGGCGCAGGAGGCGGGGCCCATGCGCCAGTGGGAGGACTTGCGGGGCACGACCGGTTTCCTGGACTGGGCCGCCGAACTCACCGTGGACATCGACGACAT encodes:
- a CDS encoding cation:proton antiporter — its product is MAAAAAAAATDPLPDLLIAVPAVILLCALGARLVRRAGQPPVVGEIAVGLLLGPSFLGWLLPGAQEWLLPASCLPYLGLLIFMFLVGHELRIGSLRAQSSTAAAVSMTSIALPLGLGTLLALGMYDSFAPEGMERLPFVLFIAVAMSTTAFPVMARILVDRGMYRTPLDVPALACAAFDDVTAWCLLAAVVAVSSAGSPMEAVTTALSAVGFALFMVAVVRPVPARLTARAERVSTDGMVLVVLFSGLCLSALATDLIGVHALFGAFLFGAVTPRGSRVIELQTARLRAFAVPVLLPLFFVTTGLRADVGLPAADPVQWLWAGAVLAVAVPAKWGGGTGAARLAGRSWRDAMSIGALMNCRGLTELIVLNVGLGLGVTGQDLFTILVLMALITTAATSPALDRIREGMPEDALEGEEAQVGEPVDGERRPDGVQGTVGARAGGARPAP
- a CDS encoding NADPH-dependent FMN reductase; translated protein: MAVALRLRLAAADAFVLIVPEYNRSVPGPLKTLIDSFRSEWEAKPVGFVGYGLSLTGGVRAVEHLRQIFAEFHAVGMKDAVLFPRVLEHYDAQGRFPTESEGAEAAAKLMLDQLLWWALALRDAKSVRPYGV